The Castanea sativa cultivar Marrone di Chiusa Pesio chromosome 4, ASM4071231v1 sequence gaagaggtAAGGTTAggttctcttcttttatttctattttgaatTGCAACAGACATTGGTCTTTTATCTTGGAGGAAAAACTTTCTGGGTTCTTTTTCATTGTGTTTCAGTTAAGGTctttgttctttatttatttatttcttgtgTTCCCTTTTGGTTGGTGGGAGAATGGTGGTAAATTTTTGGGTCCTTTTTCATTGCATTTCAGTTTAAGGACCTTTGTGTTGAAGTTGGTCTTACTAGAAAGCCTTTTATTGTGGGGTTTCTGATAGGCAATTTTGGgtggttttaaattttaaattttgcgTTGAATTTCTTACAGTCTTGTGGGGTTGGAATTTTTTGTATGGTTTTGTAAGCTTgcaataattctttttttttggtaatgccTCTGTTAGGGTGTTTCTCCACAAGCAGGTAATTGTATTGCTGGACCCAAATTAAGATTTGAgtaatcattttaaaaattatcagTCATGATATAGAGGTTTTGCAAAGGTGATTCTTATCATACACATGGAAACGATGATGATGTTTCCCATAGGCTGCCCAAAAACAATGATGTTTaaatttgtttgctttatgttGGTAAATATTCCTTAAGAACCTCTTCCAATTCTTGTGAGTGACAATTTTCCACAattcaagttacacattttcCTCATTGTTGATGCCAATCCTGCCTATCACTTTGATTGCAGTTTTGATACTCCGCTCATTTGGAATCACTAAATTTGGGATCATTTGGATTTGAATACTGAATTTGACAATATTTAGAGGATGCTAGACATTAATCAAAATAAGAAGAAGGCTATTCTAGAATAGCGAGATGCTGAACGAAAATTCTTAGCAATGACTATACTGGTGCCAGGGATAACTTACTCATGGCACAAAAGCTTTTTCCAGCAATTGATAACATTGGCGCAATGTTGGCTGTCTGTGACATTCTATCTGCGTCCAATATCCAGTTTCCTGGTTATGGAATTGATTACTACTGGGCTCTTCAGCTTACACCTTCGTCTACATTTCATGCTGTTAAATCTTGTTACCAAAGTCTCCACACATTGTTAAAACCTACCAAGACAAAGTTTCCTGGCACTGAATTGGCTCTGAAACTTGTGGAGGATGCATTCTCCATGCTATCTAACTATGAGAAACATTCTGCGTATGATTTGAAAAGGAATGCATATAGGGAGGATTATGAATCTTTTAATATAAGAGCATTATCCTATCAAAATGTAGCAAGTAAGGAAACAATAAGTACTGCTAACAACTCTTCTGTGTGTGAGAGGGGTTTTTCAAGCCAAAGTTTGGGTGGAAGTTGTAGAACAACTACGATATTTTCAGAAGACATTGGAACTTTGAGATTCAAACTCCAAAATTCTCTTGATGTTAAGTGGCAATGTGATAAAATTATTTGTCAGCAACCATCCAATAAGGTTTCTGAGGATTTGAATTCTAGAGGCAACATTAGAGCAGACACATATTTTTCTATAGGCCGAATAAATATGCCAACATCAAAGCCAATCAGTTTGGAGGAggatttttcttgttcttcaaaATCTTTGGCACAGAAAAGGCCTTGTCAGGACTACTATACATTTGAGAATGAGAGAAAACCTGAGCATTTCAGGGCAGGTCAGATCTGGGGTGCTCAATATAGAGCAAATCTCCCTCATAATTTAAGGTATGCTCAAGTTGCTTGCAACTCAGCACGATCAGTTCTTGTTACATGGTTAAAGCCAATCCCTATTAGTGATGGTGAGAGACGATGGTGTGATGTTGGCTTACCTGTTGCTTGTGGGTCATTTGATTTGAATCCAGAGATGAATGATGGGGAAAACTGGCCAATGGTCTCATCCCACAAATGCTCATGGATTCATGGTGTCACAGATgaacaatttgaaatttaccCCAGAAGAGGTGAGATTTGGGCACTGTATAAGGATTGGAACCTTCATGAACGGGCCCATAATCCTAGTTTTGTTAAAGATTGTAAATTTGAGTTGTTGAAATTCTcacagatttttcaaaatatttaggtGCAGATGGTGCATGTTTGGCGCAAGTAGATGGTTTTAGAAGCATCTTTGAGAGACAAAAAATTGGAGGGAGTCCTGTCACTTTCCATATCTCCCCGGATAATTTGTATATATTCTCTCATAATGTCCCAGCATATAGGTTTAAGGGTGGAgaaattgataaagttgttgaTGGGATGTTTGAGCTTGATCAATTTGCCCTGCCTGATATTATGTGTCTGGAGATTGACTCCCAAAAGGCACCAAAGAATAGGAATGCTAGTAGTTTTTCTCCATCTATTCCATTGGGAGGACTTCCTTCCTTGAAGTCATCTCCAGAAGACAAACTTTTGAAACCCAGTTGGTCATCAAATGATTTTGCCACGGGTCAGGAATGGGCTGTATACAGTGGAAAAGATTTTTTGCCACGGCAATACACCAGAATAGATGATATAATTTCTGAGAGCCAAGTATGTGTGACTTTCCTAGAACCTCTACCCATTCTTGACCATGAGACTGACTGGAAGAAAGAAGACATACCCATTGTTTGTGGGAAATTTAAGGTTAGTGGAACTAGTGCCAACCTTGAAATGTCCCAGTTTTCCTATTTAGTTTACAGTGTTAAAAGCAATGATGAGCCATTCTACAGAATTTACCCAGTAAAAGGTGAGATTTGGGCTATGTATAAGAACTAGAATGGCAAATGGAAGCGTTTTGATTATGAAAATTGCCAATGCCAGGTTGTCCAAATTCTAT is a genomic window containing:
- the LOC142633088 gene encoding uncharacterized protein LOC142633088 — protein: MAQKLFPAIDNIGAMLAVCDILSASNIQFPGYGIDYYWALQLTPSSTFHAVKSCYQSLHTLLKPTKTKFPGTELALKLVEDAFSMLSNYEKHSAYDLKRNAYREDYESFNIRALSYQNVASKETISTANNSSVCERGFSSQSLGGSCRTTTIFSEDIGTLRFKLQNSLDVKWQCDKIICQQPSNKVSEDLNSRGNIRADTYFSIGRINMPTSKPISLEEDFSCSSKSLAQKRPCQDYYTFENERKPEHFRAGQIWGAQYRANLPHNLRYAQVACNSARSVLVTWLKPIPISDGERRWCDVGLPVACGSFDLNPEMNDGENWPMVSSHKCSWIHGVTDEQFEIYPRRDFSKYLGADGACLAQVDGFRSIFERQKIGGSPVTFHISPDNLYIFSHNVPAYRFKGGEIDKVVDGMFELDQFALPDIMCLEIDSQKAPKNRNASSFSPSIPLGGLPSLKSSPEDKLLKPSWSSNDFATGQEWAVYSGKDFLPRQYTRIDDIISESQVCVTFLEPLPILDHETDWKKEDIPIVCGKFKVSGTSANLEMSQFSYLVYSVKSNDEPFYRIYPVKVSQSTMLGFSHRIPAFRVPGIGRYGIPESSWHLEPIALPPKQRVRFQEKPHGIAPYNAEYGV